From Neobacillus sp. PS2-9, the proteins below share one genomic window:
- a CDS encoding genetic competence negative regulator: MRLERLTANKIKIFLTSDDLFERGLSKEDIWKDSSKWNQLFHDMLEEASEEFDVEIQGSVAVEIFSLQAQGMILIITVDDVKDDDEDLLYDGFIEMQVRLEGCEDLLYEFKDFEDIIDLSKRLSIADIRGGSLYILNNRYYLLMDQVDTTKKEVAACILSEFGNPSIISTYILAEYGKVIVENKTVETILLYFK, encoded by the coding sequence ATGCGCTTAGAACGCTTAACGGCCAATAAGATTAAAATATTTTTAACCTCTGATGATTTATTTGAAAGAGGGCTATCGAAAGAAGATATATGGAAGGATTCAAGCAAATGGAACCAGCTCTTTCATGATATGCTTGAAGAGGCAAGTGAGGAGTTTGATGTAGAAATACAAGGTTCAGTGGCAGTTGAGATTTTCTCCCTTCAAGCTCAAGGGATGATATTAATCATTACAGTCGACGATGTAAAAGATGATGATGAAGATTTATTGTATGATGGATTTATTGAAATGCAGGTTAGGCTTGAAGGCTGTGAGGATCTTTTATATGAATTTAAAGACTTTGAGGATATCATAGACCTTTCAAAAAGGTTATCCATTGCAGATATAAGGGGAGGCAGTTTATATATCCTAAATAACCGGTATTATCTTCTGATGGACCAGGTGGATACGACAAAAAAAGAAGTAGCTGCCTGTATATTATCGGAATTTGGAAACCCATCCATCATTAGTACTTACATTCTCGCTGAATATGGCAAAGTAATTGTTGAAAATAAAACAGTGGAAACTATACTTCTATATTTTAAGTGA